Proteins found in one Streptococcus iniae genomic segment:
- a CDS encoding DUF5085 family protein: MKQTVAEEQSLHFQNVISTFYETTLNDMSIHFETFLNNIFDAGYTANGPFFYCINSDMSENGKILIQTFLPVSEQHKFTLPKDFTYQNYFQILDMAAIRTSEDSESAISEAFNNLFKYIHQRKLKTRTPVFYLVTLDEEKIYTDLMIGIDYLD; the protein is encoded by the coding sequence ATGAAACAAACAGTTGCTGAGGAGCAATCCTTACATTTTCAAAATGTGATTTCAACCTTCTATGAGACAACTCTTAATGATATGTCAATTCATTTTGAAACATTTTTGAATAATATTTTTGATGCAGGCTATACTGCAAATGGTCCGTTTTTTTACTGTATTAATTCAGATATGTCAGAAAATGGGAAAATACTAATTCAAACTTTTTTACCGGTTTCTGAACAACACAAATTTACTCTTCCAAAAGATTTCACTTATCAAAATTACTTTCAAATTTTAGATATGGCTGCAATTAGAACATCAGAAGATAGTGAATCAGCTATTTCAGAAGCATTTAACAACCTTTTTAAGTATATCCATCAAAGAAAACTAAAGACTCGTACACCAGTATTTTATCTTGTGACATTGGATGAAGAAAAAATTTACACTGATTTAATGATTGGAATTGATTATTTAGATTGA